ATCCCGTGACATACACCTTGACCGGCTGCGCAACGTCGAGGCTCGCATAGACGTTCACGTTCGCCTTGTAGACCCTGCGCACCTCGGCAAGCACGCGCCCGTTCAGCTCCGCATTGCGCACGCCAGCAACGGTAACCGGGCCGACGTTAGGCACGAAGATGTTGCCCTGCGGATCGACGATCAACTGACCGTCGAAGGCGAATGCACCCCACATGCGCAGTGTGACCGTATCGCCGATGCTGACCTGATACCCGGGATTGAAGCCCGAACCTCGACTGTTGTGGAAGGTGCCGCCGAACAACTGCGAACCGAACATGTTGTTCGGCGCCTGCGGCATGACCGATACATCGCCCGACCCCGGCGCCATTCCGCCGGAACCGCCTTGCTGACGCCCAAGCTTCGCGTTTTGCATCGCGAGTGCGGCTACCGCCAGCGACGCATCGTCCGGGCTATAGCTGAATTGCTGAGTATTGCCGGATGCCGTCCGGGACGATGTCGAGCCGCTGTCGCTTGTGCCCGTCGAAATCCCGAATAGCGAGTCGGTCGTTGCCGCCGACGCACCCGCACTGGCGACGCTCAAGACGAGCAGCGCCGATGCGATCCGGCTTCTTGATAAATTGGTCATGTCGATTTAATTGCACACGTCGACGATCGGACGCTTCCTTTGCCCCGCAAACGACCGCGACATATACCCCGCCAGTTTTGATTCAATGGGGTGTCGTACGGCGCGATATTCGCAGCACGGCACCTATGGACAGCCTGCGTCAGGTTCGGTGATCTTCGATAATCGCCTGTGTCAATCTGACAACGCCGTACAACAGCAACAGTCCCACCGCGAGTGACGACAGGATATGGAGCCTGCGCGGGTATTCCGCCTCTTCCGGCAGGTTCGGCATTACGATCACCGAAAGGCTCTTGGCCTTGTGAGCCGATTCGACCCGCGCCTTCTCGAAGGTCGACAATGAAACCTTGTACAGGTCCGTCGCAAACTGCAATCGCGCCTTCAGTTCCGCATATTGCGCGGCGGTGCGGTTCATCTTTCCGTCGCCCGGCGCACTCAGCTTGGTCTTCTCGAGCGCAATTTGCGCGGTAAGCGACGACAACGCGTTGCGCTTGGCGACCACGGGCGGCGCACTTTCATTCATGTAGGTGAGCAGGTTGCGCAACTCCGCCTCGAGCTCCGCCTGCTTGACCTGCATTTCGGCCACCATGCGTCCGCCGGCTTCGGCACTCGCAGTCGGATCCAGCATTCCCGTCTTGTTTTCGAACGCGATGACCGAATCGCGCGCACCCTTCACTTCGTCATACGAGCGATCGATTTCGTCGCGCGCGAACTGCATGTCGTTCCGCGCCACGCGATGCGACATCTCGTTCAGAAACGACTCACTCTCGGCCAACAGAATTCGATTGAATTGCTGCGCGAACTCGGGCGACATCCCCTGAGTGCGAATCGTCAGGATGCCGGCCTTTTCATCGACATTCACGCTGAGGCGGCGCAGATAGAACTTGAGCATCTGCTCGCGCGTCGCTTGCGGTGACAGACGGTTCAGCCAGTCCAGACCGACATTGCTGAACGCCTGCTTCAGCTTGAGTCGCGCATCGACTTTCGCGAGCATGTCGGGCGATTCGATGTACTCCTTGAGCACGATCGCGTCGTCCCGCGCGGTTGCGTCACCCGCGCCGCCGAGCAACGCCTGGATGTTCAACCCCGAGGTCACCGACCTCCCGGCGTCCTTCACCATCACCATCGACTCGCTGACGTAACGGCTGCGCGAAATCAGCCCGAGGTACAGGCCGCACACCACTAACGGTATCGCAATGAGTATCACGGGCAGGCGATGTTCGCGCAGCCGCCCCATCCAATCAGACATTGTTTGCTTGCTTATAAACTTCGATCGCCTCATTGACGTCCGGGTAGTACGTTACTTTCCCGTCACCAATAAGCAATCCGACATCGCAGACCCGCCGAACCTCATCGAGACCGTGCGAAACGAAAATAAACTGACTGACCTCCCGCCGGGCCTCCATCAGCGCTTCACTCTTCTTGCGGAACACGGCATCCCCGACCGCAGTCACCTCATCAATCACGTAGTAATCGAAATCGAACGCCATCGACAACCCGAACCCGAGGCGCGCACGCATGCCGGTCGAGTAGCTGCGGATCGGCATGTCGAAGAATCGGCCAAGCTCGCAGAAGTCCGCAACGAACTTCACCTTCTCGTCCAGCTCGTGCCTGGCGGCATACAACCGGGCGACGAACTTCACGTTCTCGCGTCCCGTCATGCTGCTCTGGAAGCCGTTCGAAAGTCCGACCGGCCACGAAATGCGCTTGTTCGTAATCACACGGCCGCGATCGGGTCGATCGATACCGCCGATAATGCTCAGCAACGTACTCTTGCCCGCCCCGTTCCGGCCGATCAGCCCGATACTTTTCCCGGAAGGAATTTCTACCGTGACGTCCTTGAACACGTAATGTCGGCCGGAAGGCGTCCTGTACGATTTCGTGAGATTTTCAATACGAATCATGATCGCAACAGTGACGGTTCGCGCGCCTTGTACAAGGCCAATCCAAAAAAGAAGATGAGGAACGTGCTGAATGTCAGATACGTCAGACTGACCCGCTCGATGTTGTATTCGGAAACGACGGCGTGCCGCATCAACTCGAAGGCATGAACGAGCGGATTCCAGAGCAGCAATCCACGATACTGCGCCGGTATTGACGTCAACGGATACATGACCGAGCTGATGAAATAAAGCGGCCGCATCAGCAGCGGGATAACCTTTTCGCTTACCGGGAATTCATGGCCGATTACCATGAAAATAATACCGATTCCCAGCCCGAGAATCGTCACCAGAATCCAAATTGCCGCCAGTTCCGGTATGTCGCTCAATTCCACCGACTGCTCGCCCAACGCAAGAATCAGCAGCAACACGGCAAACACGATGACGCTGATAACCAATTCAAGCGCGGCACGTGCGATCAACGTATCGATTGGATGAACGGGGCGATAGCTCAGCAGCCCGAGATTAGCCTCGAGCGCATTCAGCGACCGAAGCGTGATATTGAGGAACATGAAATACGGCACGAGCCCGCATATCAGGAACACCGGGAAAGAAATGACCGGCATCGCATGTTTCGCGATCAACCCGAGAATCGCGAAGAGCACCAGCATGTGAACAACAGGCTCGAGAAACGCCCACAGGTAGCCGAGCCGCTGCTTGCCAAAGCGTGTTTTCAGTTCGCGCAGGAACAGCGCATAGACAACTCTGCGCTGAATGGAAAACGCCCTGCCCAGCGCACTGCCCCCTGTCGGCAGGCCTTCCATAATTACCCCGGTAACATTTTCTTGAATTGCATCGTGACGCGCACAGCTCAATGGCTCGCGGCGCCTCCATAATGCCTCCGCGCGTCTACAATCGCGGCGCCGCATTCTACCGCGGATCGTTCGGTTCACCCGTAAATTTTTACGATTTTAAGCATCTTTACGACACGGGGTAGACAGGGCGATCCGCCATACTCGCTGCCCGGCCTGATCAAAATGCGCAAATTCGGATAGTCATCATGCATCTCGATCCGATTGACACGACGCTCGACTCACCGCTGCCCACGCATCTAAAACAACGCAAAGGCACGCAAAAGCAGCGACATTCCCCGACGAAAACGTTGCCGTACGCAAGAGACTGGAAATGTCGGTGCGCGCAATGGATACGATCGAACCTCCCCCCTACTCGAACCCGACTGAGGCGGCGCTTCGCGCTCGTAATATTTGGTAACCAACTCGATGCAAAGCCGACTAATGCCATGTCCGGCCCGCAGATGAAACATCGTTTTAAATCACCTCCCCAGACGATTTTTCGCCCTGTCAATAGCGGGCGGAATCACGCCAGTTACGCAACAGTGCGATGACGTCGGCATCATCTATTGGTGTGATGTATTGATACCGTCCGGCGCCAATCGCAGCCCGCCGGACAACCTTTCGCCGCACCACGCTGAACCTCCCGGGACTTGCGCACCTGAACGCTTGGCGAGTCCGGCTCGACGCACATCCGCTCGAATGTCGCCGGGTACGCGATATTCACTGCTAGTCGTGTCCATCTTTGCGATAGTCAGGGCCTTCGGTGCGCCGATCTCGGGAAAGCGGCGCAGGCTTGCGCGGGCTGATCGGCGTCGGGCTTGACAGGATGGAACCGTCGCTCCGCAGCAATTCGACATCCATCGTCTTCATGTTCGGTTGCGCCACG
This window of the Burkholderia cepacia GG4 genome carries:
- a CDS encoding lipopolysaccharide biosynthesis protein is translated as MSDWMGRLREHRLPVILIAIPLVVCGLYLGLISRSRYVSESMVMVKDAGRSVTSGLNIQALLGGAGDATARDDAIVLKEYIESPDMLAKVDARLKLKQAFSNVGLDWLNRLSPQATREQMLKFYLRRLSVNVDEKAGILTIRTQGMSPEFAQQFNRILLAESESFLNEMSHRVARNDMQFARDEIDRSYDEVKGARDSVIAFENKTGMLDPTASAEAGGRMVAEMQVKQAELEAELRNLLTYMNESAPPVVAKRNALSSLTAQIALEKTKLSAPGDGKMNRTAAQYAELKARLQFATDLYKVSLSTFEKARVESAHKAKSLSVIVMPNLPEEAEYPRRLHILSSLAVGLLLLYGVVRLTQAIIEDHRT
- a CDS encoding ABC transporter ATP-binding protein, yielding MIRIENLTKSYRTPSGRHYVFKDVTVEIPSGKSIGLIGRNGAGKSTLLSIIGGIDRPDRGRVITNKRISWPVGLSNGFQSSMTGRENVKFVARLYAARHELDEKVKFVADFCELGRFFDMPIRSYSTGMRARLGFGLSMAFDFDYYVIDEVTAVGDAVFRKKSEALMEARREVSQFIFVSHGLDEVRRVCDVGLLIGDGKVTYYPDVNEAIEVYKQANNV
- a CDS encoding ABC transporter permease, producing MEGLPTGGSALGRAFSIQRRVVYALFLRELKTRFGKQRLGYLWAFLEPVVHMLVLFAILGLIAKHAMPVISFPVFLICGLVPYFMFLNITLRSLNALEANLGLLSYRPVHPIDTLIARAALELVISVIVFAVLLLILALGEQSVELSDIPELAAIWILVTILGLGIGIIFMVIGHEFPVSEKVIPLLMRPLYFISSVMYPLTSIPAQYRGLLLWNPLVHAFELMRHAVVSEYNIERVSLTYLTFSTFLIFFFGLALYKAREPSLLRS